A single window of Oncorhynchus keta strain PuntledgeMale-10-30-2019 chromosome 34, Oket_V2, whole genome shotgun sequence DNA harbors:
- the LOC127915129 gene encoding uncharacterized protein LOC127915129, with translation MTDHHLKLNLGKTELLFLPGKDCPFHDFAITVDNSIVSSSQSAKNLGVILDNTLSFSTNIKAVARSCRFMLYNIRRVRPCLTQEAAQVLIQALVISRLDYCNSLLAGLPACAIKPLQLIQNAAARLVFNLPKFSHVTPLLRSLHWLPVEARIRYKTMLLAYGAVRGTAPQYLQALIRPYTQTRALRSSTSGLLASLPLRKYSSRSAQSKLFAALAPQWWNTLPHDARTAESITTFRRHLKPHLFKEYLG, from the coding sequence atgacggatcaccacctcaagctgaacctcggcaagacggagctgctcttcctcccggggaaggactgcccgttccatgatttcgccatcacggttgacaactccattgtgtcctcctcccagagcgctaagaaccttggcgtgatcctggacaacaccctgtcgttctcaactaacatcaaggcggtggcccgttcctgtaggttcatgctctacaacatccgcagagtacgaccctgcctcacacaggaagcggcgcaggtcctaatccaggcacttgtcatctcccgtctggattactgcaactcgctgttggctgggctccctgcctgtgccattaaacccctacaactcatccagaacgccgcagcccgtctggtgttcaaccttcccaagttctctcacgtcaccccgctcctccgctctctccactggcttccagttgaagctcgcatccgctacaagaccatgctgcttgcctacggagctgtgaggggaacggcacctcagtacctccaggctctgatcaggccctacacccaaacaagggcactgcgttcatccacctctggcctgctcgcctccctaccactgaggaagtacagttcccgctcagcccagtcaaaactgttcgctgctctggctccccaatggtggaacacactccctcacgacgccaggacagcggagtcaatcaccaccttccggagacacctgaaaccccacctctttaaggaatatctaggatag
- the LOC127915131 gene encoding transcription elongation factor A protein 3-like → MTLKLLQETRIGMSVNGIRKHCTDDVVVSLSKILIKDWKRLLGWAGSRPPVRLHCPVYPHAPALRWQPPAPGCLSISSLQVLPPIQRC, encoded by the exons ATGACGCTGAAACTTCTGCAG GAAACGAGGATCGGCATGTCTGTGAATGGAATCAGGAAGCACTGCACAGACGACGTGGTCGTTTCCCTGTCCAAGATCCTCATCAAGGACTGGAAGAGACTGCTGG gttgggcaggctcgagacctccagtgcgccttcactgTCCGGTCTATCCGCACGCACCAGCCCttcggtggcagccccccgcaccaggctgtctctccatctcctccctacaggtgctcccgcctatCCAGCGCTGCTAG
- the LOC118366518 gene encoding transcription elongation factor A protein 3-like gives MGATDMKYKNRVRSRISNLKDPKNPGLRRNVLAGGIKLRRFAIMSAEEMASDELKQLRNNLTKEAIREHQLSKTSGTIYDLFQCSKNNCTYNQMQTRSADEPMTTFVFCNECGNRWKFC, from the exons ATGGGAGCCACAGATATGAAGTATAAAAACAGGGTGCGGAGCCGCATCAGCAACCTGAAGGACCCCAAAAACCCTGGGCTGCGGAGGAACGTCCTGGCTGGAGGCATCAAGCTGAGACGCTTCGCCATCATGTCTGCTGAG gagATGGCTAGTGATGAGCTGAAGCAGCTGAGGAACAATCTGACTAAGGAGGCCATTAGGGAACACCAGCTGTCCAAAACCAGCGGTACCATTTATGATCTGTTTCAGTGCAGCAAAAATAACTGCACCTACAACCAG atgcagaCCCGCAGTGCTGATGAGCCTATGACCACTTTTGTTTTTTGCAACGAGTGCGGGAACCGCTGGAAG TTCTGCTGA